From the genome of Mucilaginibacter paludis DSM 18603:
CGAAAGTGGATTGATTTGAAAATGCTCTGGTAATCAGGGCCGGATTGCAACCACGTAAAAAAGTGCTAAACCCCGCTTCTTTTTTTACTCCAATCCTATCTGAAAGCCATTTTTGCTGTCTATTATACTAAATTTTCATTGTATGTCATACCTATTTACTTCAGAGTCGGTATCAGAAGGCCATCCTGATAAAGTTGCCGATCAAATATCCGACGCATTAATTGACAATTTCCTGGCATTTGATCCAGAATCTAAAGTAGCATGTGAAACATTAGTTACCACCGGGCAGGTAATTTTAGCCGGCGAGGTGAAATCAAAAACTTACCTGGATGTGCAAAAAATAGCCCGCGATGTAATTAACAAAATTGGCTATACCAAAGCCGAATATATGTTCGACGGAAGTTCTTGCGGTGTATTATCGGCTATTCATGAGCAATCTCCGGATATCAACCAGGGTGTTGACCGCCAATCCAAAGAAGAACAGGGGGCTGGCGACCAGGGCATGATGTTTGGCTACGCTACAGTTGAAACCGATAATTATATGCCGCTGGCGTTAGATATTGCTCACGCGATATTGATCACCCTGGCCGAGATACGCCGTGAAAATACCCAGGTAACCTATTTACGGCCCGACGCAAAATCGCAGGTTACGCTCGAGTACGATGATAATAACCAGCCTGTGCGCATTGATGCCATTGTGGTTTCAACCCAACATGATGATTTTGACGATGAGAAAATCATGCTGGAGCAGATCCGAAAAGACATTATCAGCATCTTAATTCCGCGCGTTAAAAGCAAATATCCTAAATACGAGCACTTTTTTAACGACGATATTAAATACCACATTAACCCAACCGGAAAGTTTGTGATAGGAGGCCCCCACGGTGATACTGGCTTAACCGGCCGGAAAATTATTGTGGATACCTACGGCGGCAAAGGCGCCCATGGTGGTGGCGCTTTTTCTGGTAAAGATCCATCCAAGGTTGACCGCTCCGCGGCGTATGCTACCCGCCACATTGCTAAAAATTTAGTAGCCGCCGGCGTTTGCGATGAGGTTCTGGTACAAGTATCATACGCCATTGGCGTGGCACAGCCGATGGGCATTTACGTAAATACCTATGGAACTGCCAAAGTTAAATTAACCGACGGCCAAATTGCCCAAAAGGTTGAGGCGATATTTGACATGACGCCCTACGCAATTGAAACACGTTTTAAGCTTCGTAACCCCATTTATTTAGAAACTGCCGCTTACGGGCACTTTGGTAAACCTCACCAAACGGTTAGTAAAACCTTTACTTTACCCGATGGTACTGCCAAAACAATGGAGGTTGAATTATTTACCTGGGAAAAGCTGGACTATACTGATAAGGTTAAAGCCGCATTCGGTATTTAACTTCTATAAACATGCTATCGAGCTTCCGTGATCACGGGAGCTTTTTTTATGTCCCATTGCTGCCATTTGGTACTGGTATTTTTTTAAACTTGGCTTAATATAAATCATGTAAATTGTGAATACATTTATACTAATAAGTGATCTACAATTACATGCCAAACCTAACCAAACTCAAGCACATATGTTTTGTGTTGCTCTCTTTTTTATCGGGAGCCGCCATGGCCCAATACGAAAATCCTCTTCCGGTTGATCCTAATGTAAAAGTGGGTAAGCTGCCTAATGGCTTTACTTATTATGTACGTAAAAATGTGGAGCCTAAAAACCGTGCTATTTTATATTTGGCAACCAAAATAGGCTCTGTTTTGGAGGATGATAATCAACGGGGGGTGGCTCACTTTGTTGAACACATGGGCTTTGACGGAACAACCCATTATCCCAAAAACGAATTAATTAATTACCTGCAAAAAGCTGGCGTACGCTTTGGCGCCGACATAAATGCCTTCACCAGTTTTGACGAAACAGTTTACCAATTGCCCATACCCACAGACGATCCGTCGATTTTAAGCAACGGCATTCAAATTATCAGGGATTGGGCACAGGAGGCCACGCTGGATCCGGCGGAGATTGACAAAGAACGGAATGTTATATTAGAGGAAAAGCGACTGAGAAGCGGCAGTGGAGAGAGGATTAACGGCAAGATATATCCGTTAGTTTTAAACAACTCAAGGTATGGCAAACGCATGCCCATTGGTACAGAGGATGTACTAACCGCTGTTAAGCCTGAAACAATTAAACAATTTTACCACGATTGGTACCGGCCAGACCTGGAAGCCATTATTGCCGTAGGCGATTTTGATGTAGATAAAATTGTACAAACCATTAAAGACAAATTTAGCGATCTTAAAAACCCTGAAAACGAAAAGGAAAGAACAGTATATCATGTATCGCTTACAGACGGCCATCAGTTTGGAGTAATAACAGATCAAGAGCATCGCGGAACTTCTGCCGAAATATTATTGAAGCGCCAGGCTACGGTTATGCGTACCGAAGCCGATTACATCAACAATATTACACTATCGATGTTTAACATATTGATTCAAAGCCGCTATCGCGAATTAAAAATCTCCGGCAATCCAGAAATTGCAAACACCTCGGCAGGGGTAAAATTATATCCCGGCGGCATCAACGTTTATGATGCACACGTCGGCACGGTGCCACAAAACCTTGAAGCGAGTTTAAAAAGCATCTGGCGCGAATCCGTTAAGGCAGCTAAGTTCGGTTTTACACATGATGAATTTGTTAAAGCCTACAGAACCTTTTACGGATCGAAAACCTACGCTTATCAGCATCGCGACAAAATCACATCGGCGACTTATGTTAATCAATATTTAAACAATTTTTTGAGAGGCGATGCTATTCCGGGCGAATGGGAGGATATGAAACTAACCGAATACCTGTTACCCAAAATCAGTTTACTGAGTGTCGATCAATTTTGTAATCAATATATTTCAAGCTCCAACAGGGATATTATCATTTTGGGGGCAGAAAAAGATAAGGATGAACTGCCGGATATGCAAACCGTGGAAGGCTGGTTAAACGATGTATTAAAAGAAGATATTGCAGTGCCAACAGATGCTGATGTTAAAAACCAACCGTTGATAGCCAAAAAACCGTCTAAAAGCAAAATCACATCTCAAAAATTGATAGACGGTATTCACGTTACAGAGCTTGTTCTGAGCAACGGCTTAAAAGTAGCTATTAAGCCAACCCACTTTGAAAATAGTTTGATCCGCTTTACATCATTTGGCATTGGCGGTACTGATCCGTATGATCAGGGTACCGACCGTTTATCAGCTGTAACCTCGGCAGCAATTATCAAAGCCGGGGGCTTAGGCGACTTTACGGCTACGCAGCTGAAACAATTTCTCGAAAATCATCAGGTCATAGTTAGCCCCTACATCGATAGATACTTTGAGGGTATTGCCGGCACTTGTACTACCCGAAACCTGGAAATTGCGTTACAAATGATTAACCAGTACTTTACCAATCCGCGTAAAGACTCATTGGCCTATAACACTTATTTAAATAAACTTAAAACAGCCGCTGCTAACCGCAGCCCAGATAACGATTCAGTGGCGAAGGGCCGCAACTTAAATGAGATCAGCTTAAACCGGGTGTATGATATTTATAAAGAGCGCTTTTGCAATGCCGCCGATTTCACTTTTGTTTTTGTTGGCGATCTGGATGTTAAGGATATTGTCCCTTTATTAGAACGCTATTTGGGTTCATTGCCATCAACCAGCCATCCGGACAATTATGCAACCGTAAAACCCGCGCCATTTATCCGGAAATCAAAAATCACTTACTCCGGCATCGAGCCAAAGGCCAATGTAACCCTGCGCTTTTTGGGAAATTATAACTACAGCAATGAAAACAACACCCAACTACAGGCACTAACCGAGGTACTTAAAATACGCCTGGTTGAACGCCTTCGCTTGCAGGAAAGGGCAATTTATCATACAGATGTGTATTATAACATAACTACCGTACCCAACAGCCGGTTTACATTTACAATTAATTTTGTTTGCGCCCCCCAGAATGTGGAGAAACTAAGCATGGACGCTTTAGATGAGATTACTCAGATTAAAAATACTGGCCCGGATGCGGTTAATGTTGAAAAGTACAAGGCTGCCCGGAAACGTTTAATGGAAACTCAGCTCAACAATAACACCTTTTGGCTCAATTACCTTTCTCAACAATACGTTAATCAAGCGGATGCGACCGAAGTGCTCAACTATGCAGCAATGGCAGACCAGGTTACGCCCGAAAGCATCAAAACATGGGCTAACAAATATTTAACAACCGAAAACTATGAGCGCAGGCTGGTTTTACCGGAAACAGCTAAAAAATAATTTTTTTTAACGTTCCCTATTCGCCTATTTTGCACCATGCATAATCCCGAAGAAAATCCCTGGAAAATCACTTCCGAAAGCGCTATTTATGATAACCCCTGGATTAATGTAACGGAATACCAGGTGCTTAATCCTGCTGGCAATCCGGGTATTTACGGAAAGATTCACTTTAAAAACCTGGCCATTGGCGTTTTACCGCTCGACGATGAACTGAACACCTACCTGGTAGGCCAATACCGTTTCCCGCTTAACCAATATAGCTGGGAGATGCCCGAAGGGGGCGGGGCTTTTGATGCCACTCCTTTGGCGTCCGCACAACGGGAGCTTTTAGAAGAAACCGGCTTAAAGGCTAACAAATGGACCGAAATACAACGCATGCATCTTTCAAATTCTGTATCTGATGAATTGAGTATTTTGTACCTGGCCCAGCATCTGGAGCAATTTGAACCGGAACCTGAAGAAACAGAGCAACTGGTGATCAAAAAATTACCTTTTGAGGAGTTGTATCAAATGGTGTGTAGCGGCCTGGTAACAGATTCAATGACGGTAGCTGCCGTTTTAAAAGTAAAGATTATGCTGATGGAGAATATGCTTTTTTAATTTGTGTTGAGGAAATACTAATTTTACCCCCGATGAACAAATTTTTTGGATACCTGCTAACTCCTGGTTATTACCTGTTTTTTTGGTTTTGGCTGGGCATATTTCATCCTACCCAATGGCTGGCCTACAATATAGGCGGCTATAAGGCCCATAAAGCAGTTGTTGACCTGATGAACTTTTTTTTGGTAGCCACCTGCTATTTATTGGGTAACAGGGTAACCTTTACTAATGTGCAAACGCTGCCAACCAACCGACCCATTATTTTTTTGGCCAACCATCAAAGTATGTATGATATCCCGCCAATTATCTGGTTTCTAAGGAAGCACCATGCTAAATTTATTTCAAAAATTGAACTTACCAAAGGTATCCCTTCCATATCGTATAATTTAAGGCACGGTGGTGGCGCCAATATCGACAGGAAGGATACCAAACAATCCATTATGGAGATTGTAAAACTGGCCAACCGCATGACGGAAAACAACTGGTCGGCCGTAATTTTCCCGGAAGGCACCCGAGCCAAAGATGGTAAGGCCAAAACTTTCCAGGTAGGCGGCGTAGCCACTATATTAAAAAAATGTCCGCAGGCTTTACTGGTTCCTTTGGCTATTGATAATTCGTGGCGTATGGTGCAGTACGGCTTTTTTCCGTTAAGCGCTTTAGAGCATATTACACTTAAAGTATTGCCACCAATTGAGCCCGGCAACACGCCGGTTGAACAATTGGTATTAAAAGCAGAAATGGATATTAAACGAGCTTTAGGTCAGGCCTGATAGCTCAATATTTCCCCTGAGGCTATAACATTTTCTTTTAAATTACATTAATGGTATAATGATTGCTTTAAGCAGGTATATCTGCTTAAATATGCTATCCCCTAAAAAATCAATACTGTTATTTTCGGCTGTTATGGGCCTTTCCATTGTATTTACATTACAAAGTTGTAAGAAAAAGAGCCGCTCAGATATGGGCAAGGCCCTCTTCGCAACAACCAATAATAAGGTTTTTAAAGATATTACACCCGAGGGATTCTCGGCTGTATTTCAAAAAAAACTTATTGATCAAAAAGCCAGGCTAACCAACCCTAAAATTATTGTAGCTTATTATGAGCAGCATGACTATGATCCGGTTTTGATCATGGAGCATTTAGATAAACAGGACTTGAAGGTTTTGCCTAAGTATCTGCAAAAATCAAACGAGCATGGCCTGGACCCCAAAATGTTCCAAACCGAAAAATTAAAAGCGATGCTTGCTAAGCTGTACGACAAAAACGGTATCAAAACCATCGACGAAGCCTACCAGGATATGGCTGAGTTGGAACTAACCATGGCTAACTCGCTTATCAACTATTCAAACGCCCTACAGTTTGGCGTAATGAATCCGCGACGTATTTATGCCAATTATTATACCCAAACCAAGCGGCCCGACAGTATATCAATGAGCCACGTTTTTGAAGTTAAAAGCTTTAAAACTTTTTTAGACAGTATTCAACCTAAGGACCCCCAATACCTTGCTCTGCAAAAAGCATTGGTGGGAACTACTGCCGCACCGGGCATGTCGGCAGAAGAAACTCAGCGTGCCATATTGGTTAACCTGGAACGCTTACGCTGGAAAAACAAACCTTCTGAAAGCAAATATGTGTTAGTGAACATCCCTGATTATCAATTAAACTTTATGGACAATGGCAAATCTATCTTGAATATGAAGGTTTGTGTAGGCGAAGGCCGCAATAAAGACCACAGCCACAACCTGGTTGAGTATGATGACAGCTATCAGATAGACAGGCCTTTTTCCCGTGAAACACCCCAGTTAAACAGCATGATTTATGTTGCCGAAGTAAACCCCGTATGGAATATTCCGCAAAGCATTGCCAGCAAAGAAATTATAGTAGAGGCCGCAAAGGACCCCTATTACTTATCAAATAAAAATATTGTAGTATACAAAGGTGGCCAAGAGGTAGAAGACCCTGAAACCATCAAATGGGCGACATTATCAGAAAATGAAAAGGCATCGTACTCTTTTAAACAAAAACCCGGCGACGACAATTCATTAGGCAAAATTAAGTTTTTGTTTAAAAATTCTACCAATGTTTACCTCACGATACTCCGGCCAAGCAGGCATTTGCTAAACCGATGCGGGCGGTAAGCCATGGTTGTGTGCGTTTAGAAAAACCACTTGATTTTGCGCATGCCCTGTTTGGCGACAGCGCTAAATATAAAACGATAGAAAAATGTATAGTTGAAGATAACCCGGAACCAACAAGTTTATCGCTCAATAACAAGGTGCCGGTTTACATTACCTATTTTACCTGCTGGAGTGATGATAGCGGAACGTTACAATTCCGGAAAGATATTTATGGACTGGATATTGTGCTATATGCCCACCTGCAAAAATTTTTATCGGCTTAAGTGACTATAACACCCTTCTTTCCAACGATTCTTCGTTATCCTGGAAAGCAATACGCGCCGCCTGATCAGGATTAAGATACCTTGAATTGTAGTTATCAACATTACCATTAACAAACAAAACGTTTTTGCCTTTAATGATATTGATAATACGATCGGCCACCAGCGGAGAAACCGCCGGACAGCCCTGGCTGCGCCCCAAGCGCCCTAATGCCTTGATGGAACCCGGGCCAACATATTCTGCGGCGTGCAAAACAATATCACGCTCGTTGGCCCGGTCGTTAAAACCTTCGTCCATGCCGTTAAGCCTTAACGAACGCCCGTGTTTACCCATGTAAACATTATCTGTAACATAAAAACCAATGCTGCTTTCAAAAGAGTCTACATCGTTAGAGAAACGGCATGCCATATCATCACCGCTCCGTTGCCCATGCGCCACCCAGGTATTCAACAACAGTTTCTTACTGAGCAGATCAACTATCCACATCCGTTTGGTACAACTCGACTTCGCCAGATCAACAATGGTGATCACAGAACTGTTAGCCGACAGTTTATTGGCCATTTTTAGATTATAATACCCGGTAATGGCCTTTTTAAACACAGCAGCATCTAAACCAACTGATTGTAAACTGGCAATTTGATAAATGTTATCAACATACTGATTAAACAGCTGGCTGGATAAAGAAAGAGAGGAATTGGATGTTGAATCTTTAAAGGATAGATTTTCTGATTTGTAAACCGGGCTGGTTAAAGCTAATGAAAAAACAAACAAAGCACACGGAACCCACAACAATGTTTTTCTCATACTCAAAAAAATAGTTTTAATTATTAATTAGTTTTATGTCGTTATACGAAAGTGATAAACTAAATGTTTCGATGCAATATATCGCTTAATATTAATTGAAATTATAAATTGTTTTCTTTTAGGTAATTTTGATCTTGGTAATCATAACGGTCATCGTAAAATTTTATTTTACGATAGGCCAATATTTCGTTTCCTGAAAGTGTCGGGTGTCACGTTTTTTTCAATATAAAAAACAAACCCGGCCAAATTAATGAACCGGTGAGGCAAAATATTGTACAAAAATTGATAAGGAAGTGTTGGCAATCAATGATGCCAATCAAAAATTAAATATTTTTAGCATCAATGATTTTAAAAAACTGATCGCGGTAAGTATCGCCTACCGGAATGATCTTGTCTTTAATCCAGATGCGGCTGCGCTCTATGCTGTCAATTTTATTTAGGGCTACTATGTACGATTTATGCACGCGTATAAAATGCTTCTCGGGTAGCGCCTCTTCCATCTTCTTCATAATCTGTAACGTAATGATGCGTTCGGTAGATGTGAAAATAGAAATATAATCCTTTAATCCTTCAATAAACAAAATGTCGTGCAGGTAAACTTTTTGAATTTTATGCTCAGTTTTAACAAAAATAAAATCTGTTAATATATCTTGCTTCGGTGCCTCTTCCTTTGCCACAACCGCAGGTGCCGTTAACGGGCTGATAATGGTTTGAGCTTTTTGTACCGATTTATAAAACCTATCGAATGCGATAGGCTTCAAAAGATAATCAACCACATCTAATTCATAACCCTCAAGGGCATATTGCGAATAGGCGGTAGTTAAAATAACCTTTACCTTGCCGTTGGCAATCTTTAAAAATTGTATCCCGGTTAATTCTGGCATTTGCACATCCAGAAAAACCAGATCAACCTCGCCATTTTGAACCAGCGAAAGTGCTTCTATGGGATTTGTTGTTGATTTAACTAAGGTTAAAAACGGAATTTTACTGATATAATCTTCCAGAATATGTAAGGCCAAGGGCTCATCGTCAACTACCAAACATCTGATCATGCTATAAATCTAAGGATAATTCACTGGTATAAACTTCTTCCCCATCATCTATCTTTAATTGGTATCTCCCCGGATATAACAGATCGAGCCTGCGTTTCACATTGTTAAGGCCAATACCACCACCGGAATCCTTGTTAAACCGGTGCTTTTTATTTTCCATTTTAAAGTATAAATGATGAGGTTCAACATCCATTTTAATATGTATCGGCGTCGCCGGATCATTAGCTACACCATGCTTAAACGCATTTTCGATAAACGAGATCAGTAGGAGCGGTACAATCTGCTGGTTATTGATGATGCCGTTCACATTAAAATCAACAAAGGCTTTATTGCCGTAGCGTATCTTTTGCAGGCCAATATAATTCTCCAGGTATAGCAGCTCCTTACTTAAATCAACCCGGTTATCATTGCACTCATACAGCATGTAGCGCATAATTTCCGAGAGTTTTAGTATAGCATCAGGCGTAGTTTCTGATCGCTGGTAGGCCAGCGAGTAAATACTGTTTAAGGAGTTAAATAAAAAGTGGGGGTTAATTTGCGATTTTAAAAAAGCCAGTTCGGCGCTAAGGCGTTGGTTTTCCAGGTCGCGTTGTATCCTTTCGTTCAAAAACCAGTCTAATGTAAATTTAAGCACCGTGCTCAGAAACACAAAAACTAAACTGGTAAAAAAGGCGCTGATATAGTAATGGCCAAAACTGGTAACCTCATGCAGATTACCCTTGTTGCGAATCAAAATATAGTCTTTAAATATCAGTGCCACCCCATACTTAATAAAGCCGAGCACCAGCATAAAAATAAGTATGGTTATATTATATCTCAGATATTTCTTCTGGTTTAAATACCAGGGAATAAACAACAGGAAGTTAACGTAAAACAGACCGATGTTAATCAGGCCGTAAACAACAAAGATCACAATTAAGCCTCCTACGCTTATTTTAGTATTGGAGTGGGTAATAAATACAAAAAAAGCAATCATGCTTACCCAAAAAAACACATGCCAGAAAACTTGCCAAATCTTTTTCATTTAATCAATCATCGGGGCCTAAACAACTATCACAACATATTGCAATCTGGTTTGATTGATTATACCGCCATAGTTATTCATCTAATGTAAAAAAATAACGAGAAGTCCTTTTTCTATTTAGATATACTATCCGTTTTTAACGATGAATGGCGAATTTGCGCCGACAAACCATTCCTCTCCATTATTACCCGTTCATCTATAATTACTGTGTGTTGGTCTAAATGATTTTGGCTGCATCAACATTTGCCGTTCATTTGTATCATCAAATCAAAACAATACCTGTCATGAAAAAAATAATTACCAACACCAATCCATTCATATTATTATTGCTGCCTGTACTATTCGCCATGGCTATGGGAGTGAGCTACCAGGTAAAACAAAAAACTAACGAATTGCAAAAAGCCGCGTATTCAGGCAAACAAGCAACCTCACTATTCAATAAAAGTATAACTTTGTTTAAAGCGGTATGCTCCGTTAACAAACAAAGTGTATGGTAATCAGTACCAACCAGCTCTCCTTTAACTATGGCGATCAGCAAGTCGTCAAATCCATATCACTACAGGTACCTCAAGGAAGCATTTATGGTTTCCTTGGGCCAAATGGTGCGGGTAAAACAACTACCATTAAATTGTTGCTTAACCTGTTGCACCCCCAAAACGGCACGGTACAAATTTTTGAAAAAGACCTGCAATCCAACCGGATAGAAATTCTTTCGCAAACAGGCTCGCTGATAGAGCAGCCGGCCATTTACAATCACCTCACCGGTAAAGAAAATCTTTGCAATCGGGCAATGCTATTACAAGTTGCGGTATCCCGTATTGACGAAATGCTGGAACTTGTACAACTAAAACAAGCAGCCAATAAAAAGGCCGGGCAATACTCGTTGGGGATGAAACAACGCCTCGGCATTGCGCTCGCGCTCCTCTCTGATCCTAAACTGATCATCCTGGACGAACCTACGAACGGCTTAGACCCTAACGGCATTATCGAGATAAGGCGCTTGTTGATGAAATTGGTACACGAGCAGGGCAAAACCGTTTTTGTTTCGAGCCATTTACTGGCCGAGATTGAAAGGATGGCCACCCACGTTGGCATTATCAATCATGGCAGTATGGTTTTCCAGGGAAGTATTGAGGAGCTGCAGGCATTAAGCAAGCCCCTCATCCATATTGAATTGAACGACAGCGCCGATGCCGCCAACCTGCTGAATAGAGAGGGGTTTACGGTGGGCGACGTGCAGGAAGGCAATATCTTCGTCCCCTATACATCCAAGGAAGAAATGGGTAAAATAAACACCTTGCTCAATCAAAATGGCTACACGGTTTACGCCATAGGTAAGGTACAAAAGGACCTTGAAAATTTATTTTTATCAATTACCCAAAACACCTGATGATGAAAGGATTTATATTATCGGTACGATCTGAGTTTTATAAAAGCCGTAAAACTTTGGGTTTTTGGTGTTCCATTTTGCTGCCCTTATTAATTTGCCTGCTAATTTTTATGGGCTTTTTAACTCATAGCGAAAAAGCATCCGGCTTACCCGGGCAATTTTTATGGATGATGTATGCCAACAGCATTTTAAACATTATGGGCTTATTGCTATTGCCCATATATGTTATATTCGTAGCCTACTCTGTGAATAGCATTGAGCATAAGGCGGATACCTGGAAAACTTTATTCTCATTACCGATATCCAAATGGTCTGTATACTCAGCCAAGTACTTTTTTGCATTATTTTTGGTTTTCCTGTGCTTGTTGCTATTTTTTCTTTTTACCATCGCAAGCGGCAATTTGCTTAACACCTTAAAACCAGAACTCAAGTTTAACGAGTTTCATATGGAAAGTTTTTTAGGGCAGGTATATTTCAAATTATTTTTATCCTCGTTAGGCATCCTATCCATTCAATTTTTACTGAGCCTGGTTTGGTCTGATTTTTTAAAACCTATGGGGATAGGCTTTATAGGTACTATTTCGGCCATTATCATGGTAACCACTGGGTGGCAGTATGGTTACCTGGTGCCTTATGCACACCCACTATTGGCTATCAAGGGTTTACTGCAACGCCAGGGACCGGGGCAACCGGTGCTAAGTGTTGACTTGTTCACCCAGGAAATATACGTCAGTTTGGCTGTAGCCCTCGTCTTTTTTATAGCTGGGTTTTTTATAGTACAAAAAAAGAGCGTAAAGTAGGCTTGAACCATCCTTAGCTTGAGGTGGCCAGCAAAGCTTCGTATAGTTTATTTATTTCGATAGGTTTGGTTAAAAACCCGTTAAAATAATCCTTATACTCTTCTTTATGTTTGGCTGTAATATCGGCTGTTAATGCAAATATAGGTGAGTTGGCATTGCAGCCTTTATGGTCCCTGATGCTTCGGGTAGCTTCAAAACCATCCATTTCGGGCATATGGATATCCATCAAAATAAAATCGAAATCTTTTAGGCGCGCCTTCTCAACGGCTTGCAAGCCGTTAGTGGCGTGTTCGGTTTTCATTTTCCAGTTCGAGAGCAGCTTCATGGCTACCATAGCATTAATCATATTATCTTCGGCCAGCAAAACTGTTTTATCCTTTAACTGGTCGGCATGCATGATGGCCATCTTAACCGGAGTGCTTGACTTTTTGAGGTTCAATTCAAAATAAAACACAGAACCAGTACCCGGCACACTGCTTACGCGGATGGTACTACCATG
Proteins encoded in this window:
- the metK gene encoding methionine adenosyltransferase; the encoded protein is MSYLFTSESVSEGHPDKVADQISDALIDNFLAFDPESKVACETLVTTGQVILAGEVKSKTYLDVQKIARDVINKIGYTKAEYMFDGSSCGVLSAIHEQSPDINQGVDRQSKEEQGAGDQGMMFGYATVETDNYMPLALDIAHAILITLAEIRRENTQVTYLRPDAKSQVTLEYDDNNQPVRIDAIVVSTQHDDFDDEKIMLEQIRKDIISILIPRVKSKYPKYEHFFNDDIKYHINPTGKFVIGGPHGDTGLTGRKIIVDTYGGKGAHGGGAFSGKDPSKVDRSAAYATRHIAKNLVAAGVCDEVLVQVSYAIGVAQPMGIYVNTYGTAKVKLTDGQIAQKVEAIFDMTPYAIETRFKLRNPIYLETAAYGHFGKPHQTVSKTFTLPDGTAKTMEVELFTWEKLDYTDKVKAAFGI
- a CDS encoding M16 family metallopeptidase, whose translation is MAQYENPLPVDPNVKVGKLPNGFTYYVRKNVEPKNRAILYLATKIGSVLEDDNQRGVAHFVEHMGFDGTTHYPKNELINYLQKAGVRFGADINAFTSFDETVYQLPIPTDDPSILSNGIQIIRDWAQEATLDPAEIDKERNVILEEKRLRSGSGERINGKIYPLVLNNSRYGKRMPIGTEDVLTAVKPETIKQFYHDWYRPDLEAIIAVGDFDVDKIVQTIKDKFSDLKNPENEKERTVYHVSLTDGHQFGVITDQEHRGTSAEILLKRQATVMRTEADYINNITLSMFNILIQSRYRELKISGNPEIANTSAGVKLYPGGINVYDAHVGTVPQNLEASLKSIWRESVKAAKFGFTHDEFVKAYRTFYGSKTYAYQHRDKITSATYVNQYLNNFLRGDAIPGEWEDMKLTEYLLPKISLLSVDQFCNQYISSSNRDIIILGAEKDKDELPDMQTVEGWLNDVLKEDIAVPTDADVKNQPLIAKKPSKSKITSQKLIDGIHVTELVLSNGLKVAIKPTHFENSLIRFTSFGIGGTDPYDQGTDRLSAVTSAAIIKAGGLGDFTATQLKQFLENHQVIVSPYIDRYFEGIAGTCTTRNLEIALQMINQYFTNPRKDSLAYNTYLNKLKTAAANRSPDNDSVAKGRNLNEISLNRVYDIYKERFCNAADFTFVFVGDLDVKDIVPLLERYLGSLPSTSHPDNYATVKPAPFIRKSKITYSGIEPKANVTLRFLGNYNYSNENNTQLQALTEVLKIRLVERLRLQERAIYHTDVYYNITTVPNSRFTFTINFVCAPQNVEKLSMDALDEITQIKNTGPDAVNVEKYKAARKRLMETQLNNNTFWLNYLSQQYVNQADATEVLNYAAMADQVTPESIKTWANKYLTTENYERRLVLPETAKK
- a CDS encoding NUDIX domain-containing protein, whose product is MHNPEENPWKITSESAIYDNPWINVTEYQVLNPAGNPGIYGKIHFKNLAIGVLPLDDELNTYLVGQYRFPLNQYSWEMPEGGGAFDATPLASAQRELLEETGLKANKWTEIQRMHLSNSVSDELSILYLAQHLEQFEPEPEETEQLVIKKLPFEELYQMVCSGLVTDSMTVAAVLKVKIMLMENMLF
- a CDS encoding lysophospholipid acyltransferase family protein, yielding MNKFFGYLLTPGYYLFFWFWLGIFHPTQWLAYNIGGYKAHKAVVDLMNFFLVATCYLLGNRVTFTNVQTLPTNRPIIFLANHQSMYDIPPIIWFLRKHHAKFISKIELTKGIPSISYNLRHGGGANIDRKDTKQSIMEIVKLANRMTENNWSAVIFPEGTRAKDGKAKTFQVGGVATILKKCPQALLVPLAIDNSWRMVQYGFFPLSALEHITLKVLPPIEPGNTPVEQLVLKAEMDIKRALGQA
- a CDS encoding L,D-transpeptidase scaffold domain-containing protein codes for the protein MGKALFATTNNKVFKDITPEGFSAVFQKKLIDQKARLTNPKIIVAYYEQHDYDPVLIMEHLDKQDLKVLPKYLQKSNEHGLDPKMFQTEKLKAMLAKLYDKNGIKTIDEAYQDMAELELTMANSLINYSNALQFGVMNPRRIYANYYTQTKRPDSISMSHVFEVKSFKTFLDSIQPKDPQYLALQKALVGTTAAPGMSAEETQRAILVNLERLRWKNKPSESKYVLVNIPDYQLNFMDNGKSILNMKVCVGEGRNKDHSHNLVEYDDSYQIDRPFSRETPQLNSMIYVAEVNPVWNIPQSIASKEIIVEAAKDPYYLSNKNIVVYKGGQEVEDPETIKWATLSENEKASYSFKQKPGDDNSLGKIKFLFKNSTNVYLTILRPSRHLLNRCGR
- a CDS encoding murein L,D-transpeptidase catalytic domain family protein; the encoded protein is MRKTLLWVPCALFVFSLALTSPVYKSENLSFKDSTSNSSLSLSSQLFNQYVDNIYQIASLQSVGLDAAVFKKAITGYYNLKMANKLSANSSVITIVDLAKSSCTKRMWIVDLLSKKLLLNTWVAHGQRSGDDMACRFSNDVDSFESSIGFYVTDNVYMGKHGRSLRLNGMDEGFNDRANERDIVLHAAEYVGPGSIKALGRLGRSQGCPAVSPLVADRIINIIKGKNVLFVNGNVDNYNSRYLNPDQAARIAFQDNEESLERRVL
- a CDS encoding LytR/AlgR family response regulator transcription factor; protein product: MIRCLVVDDEPLALHILEDYISKIPFLTLVKSTTNPIEALSLVQNGEVDLVFLDVQMPELTGIQFLKIANGKVKVILTTAYSQYALEGYELDVVDYLLKPIAFDRFYKSVQKAQTIISPLTAPAVVAKEEAPKQDILTDFIFVKTEHKIQKVYLHDILFIEGLKDYISIFTSTERIITLQIMKKMEEALPEKHFIRVHKSYIVALNKIDSIERSRIWIKDKIIPVGDTYRDQFFKIIDAKNI